The genomic window GGCCAGGACGCCGGCGAGGCCCGCCCCCCAGACGAGGCGGCGCGGCACCCGCCCCCGGAGGCCCCAGGCCAGGGCCGCGAGCGCCGCGGCGGTGCCCAGCCACGCACTCCGGCTCTTGGTCAGCTCCAGGCAGATGAGCAGGGAGAGCAGGGGGATGGCGGCCAGCCCGAACGCCGGCCATCGCGAACCGGCCGCCTTCCGGTCCAGCAGGCCGGCGAGGGCCATCGCCAGCGCCAGCGTGGTGGGGCCGATCAGGTAGCCGGCCAGCGAGTTCGCCAGGCCGAACGTGGAGAAGACCTCATTCGAGCCGAGGAGCCGGTCCTCGAACGCCTTCACCTGGCGGGGCTCGTCGGCCGCCACGCCCGCCTCGCGGAGCATCCGGGCCCCGTCCCGGAGATAGTCGCGCTTGAGGGAGGGCATCTCCACCGCCGCCTGGTAGAGGCCGTAGGCGGAGACCGCGACGGCAGACGCCACCAGTACGCCCAGGATCGCCTTCGACTCCGCCCGCGTCCGCGGCAGGTTGCGGGCCAGGAGATACGCGATCGCGACGCCGCCCCATTCCCAGGCGAGGTTGATCGCCGGCCGGCGATCCAGGCCCCGCGAGGCGCTCAGGCCCACCAGCGCCGCGAGGGCGATCACCGCGGCATCGCCCCACGACCATCGGAAGCGGAACCGGCCCCCGATGAGCGCCGCCGCCACGGCCAGCCCCGCGGCGACGAGGAGGGCGAGCACCCAGGCGAGCCCCGCGCCGGCGCCCTGGGTGAGGTTCGGCTCGCTCGGCCAGTAGGCGCGGCAGGAAACCAGCGCGACGAGCAGGCCGAGCGCCACGCGCCGGAGCCGCTCGCCGACGGCCTCGGCGGACGTCGCCTCGTCGGGCGCAGGGTCGCGAGCGAGGGGCCTTCCGGCCTCGCCGGGCCGTCGGGTCGCGGGTTCGGGCCTGGGGGGACGTGAGCCGGACGGGTTCGGTCCGCGCCTGGGCATGCGGGTTCCTTCGGGTCTCGACGGGCAGGGGGCCGACCTCGGCGCCGCCCCGGCCGGTTGCGTCAGCGTTCCTCGGCCCGGCCCTGCGCCAGCTCGAGGATCGCGACGACCCCGAGGAGGCTCACCGTCTGGGCCACGACGACGACCGCGCCGCGGGCGTCCAGCCGGTGCAGGAGCAGGGCCCCCAGGCCGCCCGCCAGGGTGATGAGGTCAATGGTCCACACCGCCTGAGGCCGCGTCAAGCCTCGGGCCACCAGGCGATGGGACAGGTGCCGCTGGTCGCCCTCGAAGGGGCTGCGGCCCTCGCGCAGGCGGATCAGGATGACCGACGTCGTGTCGTAGAGCGGCACGGCCATGACCAGCAACGGGGCCAGGACGCCGTAGGGCGAGTCCACCGCGGAGACGTGGTACGTGCCGACGACGGTCATCGCGCCCAGCAGGAAGCCCAGGAAGTTGCTGCCGGCGTCCCCCATGTAGAGCCGCGCCGGCGCGTGGTTGTGGACAAGGAACCCGGCCAGCGCGCCGACCACGGTCAGCAGCACCGCCGGGGGGAAGAGGCTGCCGACCGCCGCCTGCGCCCCGCCGAAGAGCAGGGCGGCGATCAGGCCGACGCTCGCCGCCAGGCCGTCCATGTTGTCGAGCATGTTGAACGAGTTGGTCAGCCCGACGATCCAGAGCACGGTCACCGCGCCGCCGAGGAGCGGATGGGTGAACGGCCAGAACAGCGTCACCCGCACGCCCGAGGCGGCCAGCAGCGTCGCGCAAAGCACCTGGATCCCCAGGCGGATCTGCCACTTCAGGTTGACCCGATCGTCGATCAGGCCCATCGCCATGATCACGGTCGCGAGCCCGAGGATCCGCAGCAATTCCCCCGTCGTGCCCAGGGCACCGCTCGCGTGGCGGGCGAGCGCATCCGGCAGGAAGTCGCGGGCGAGGAAGGCGCAGAGCCCTCCCGCGCCGATCACCAGGAGGATGGACAGCCAGATCGCCACGCCCCCGCCGAGGGGCACCGGGGCCTTGTGCCCCTTGTGCCCGCCGGGGCGGTCCAGGAACCCCAGCCGCAGCGCATACCGCCGGGCGAGCAGCCCGAAGATCGCCGAGAGCAGGAATGCCGCCGCGGCCAGCGTGAGCCCGGCCGCCGCCAGGATCGCCGTGTCGTGTGCCATCGCCTTCGCGGCCGGATCGGCCGAGCCTCATCGTCGCGTCGTCGCGGGTGCATCGGGGTAGGGGCGGGGCCGCCGGCCTCGGCCTGTCAATCTCGGGACCTGGGGGACGGCCTCGGCCGGGGGCGGTGCCAGGCGCCGAGGCTCACGCAGGCCGCGAACAGCCCCAGGAACAGGATCATGACCGCAGCGATCGCGACCCACTCCACCGGACGATCCGGCGGCCACCCGGCGTTCGGGCCGCCCCGGACCGCGGCGAGCATGACGAACGGCCCCCCGAAGGAGACCGCCGTCATCGCGATCAGCAGGACGTAGGGGAGCCGGGGGAGGGGCTCGGCCGGGCTCATGCGGGCTTCGCCCCGGCCCTCGCGGCGACCTTCTCCTTGCAGGCGGCGGCCTGCCGCGAGCGGACGGCCGCCAGCTCCGCCAGCACGGCCTCGGCGGCGTTCGCCAGCGGGATGTTCTTCGACTCGCCCTCGCAACGCCACTTCACCTCGATCGTGCCTTCCTTCACCCCCCGATCGCCGATGACGACGCGGAGCGGGATGCCGATGAGGTCCACGTCCTTGAACTTCACGCCCGGCCGGAGGTCGCGATCGTCCACCAGGACGTCCACCCCGGCCGCCTCCAGGGCCTTCTCCAGGGCGGAGGTGGCCTCCATCACCGGGGCGCTCGTGACCTGTAGCGGCGCGATCACCACCGTGTACGGCGCGATCGCGAGGGGCCAGATGATCCCGTTGGCGTCGTGGCCGGCCTCGACGGCCGCGGCCATGATCCGGTTGATGCCGATCCCGTAGCAACCCATGATGAGCGGGATCTCCGTCCCCTTCTCGTCCAGGTAGGTCGCGCCCATCGCCTTGGAGTACTTGGTGCCGAGCTTGAAGACGTGGCCGATCTCGAGCCCGGCGCGGTTCTCCATCGCCGTGCCGCAGCGGGGGCAGGGGTCCCCGGCCTCGGCGTTGCGGAGGTCGTGCACCTTCTCGAGCGGGAAGTCCCGGCCGGGGACCACGCCCTTCAGGTGGACGTCCAGCTCGTTGCCGCCGACGACGACCGTGGGCATCGCCGCGACCGCCCGGTCGATGATCAACGGGATCTTGATGTCCACCGGCCCGAGGAAGCCCATCGGCGCGCCGGTCGCCTTCTGGATCGTCGCCGGGTCCGCGGGCACCAGGGTGGAGACCCCGAAGGCGCGGCGGACCTTGGCCTCGTTGGCCTCGTGATCGCCGCGGATCAGCGCGGCCACCGGCTTGCCGTCGCCCAGGAAGACGAGCAGCTTGGCGGAGCCGGCCTCCTCCACCTTCAGGAACTCGCAGACCTCGCGGATCGTCCGCTTGTTGGGCGTCTCGACCCGCTCGTACGCCGGCCCCGATGCGTCCCGGGTTGCGGCGTCGCCGGATCCCTCGCCGATCTCGGCCCGCTCCTGGTTCGCCGCGTAGCCGCACTTCGGGCACTGGATCACGCGGTCCTCGCCGGTGGAGCAGGGGACCATGAACTCGTGGGACGCGTCGCCGCCGATCGGGCCGCTCTCGGCCTCGACGATGACGTAGGGCAGGCCGCAGCGGTCGAAGACCCGGCAGTAGGCCTCGTACATGGCGTCATAGCTCGCGTTGAGCTGGGCGACGTCCGCGTCGAAGCTGTACGCGTCCTTCATCAGGAACTCGCGGGTCCGGACGATCCCGAACCGCGGCCGGGGCTCGTCGCGGAACTTCGTCTGGATCTGGTAGAGCGTGATGGGGAGCTGCTTGTACGAGTTGAGGAGGTCCCGGACCAGGTCGGTGATGACTTCCTCGTGCGTCGGGCCGAGGCACATGGAGGCCCCGCCGCTGATGGTCAGCTTCATCAGCAGGTCGCCGAAGGTCTCGAACCGGCCCGACTCCCTCCAGAGCTCGACCGGCTGGAGGGCGGGCATGAGGAGTTCGAGGGCCCCGGCTGCATCCATCTCCTCGCGGACGATCTGCGCCGCCTTGTGGATCACCCGGAGGCCCAGCGGCAGATAGGTGTAGGTGCCCGCGCCAAGCTGGCGGATCATGCCCGCCCGGACCAGCAGGATATGGCTGGGAGCCACGGCGTCGGCCGGCGACTCCTTCAGCGTCGGGATCAGGGCATTCGACCAGCGCACGGATCAATCCTCCCGCGAACAATCGGGCCGGGCACCCGCCCCAGCGGACGCCCCCGGCGGGGCGGCCTCGCCCCGCGGGACAGGCAGTCTACCAGATTGACGGGGATCGGAGCAGGGAGGTTCAACCCGGCCCGAGGGCGGGTCCCGCGCGGCCGGCGATCCGCGGGATCGGGCCGCGAGTCACTCGGGCGGGGTGGCCGCCAGCGTCTCCAGGTCCTCGGCCTTGAGGTCGAAGATCCGGCCGAAGCCGCCGACGAACCGGGCGGCGTGGGGCAGGAGCCGGACGAGGAGGAAGTCGCCGAGGTCGAAGTTCATGGCGGCGGCCGGGAACCGTTCCAGGTAACCCGCCCGCGCGGCCTTGTACTCGGGGTCGCCGGGCGAGAGGGGCACCGCCTCCGCCTGGACGGACAGCCGGGGGATCGCCTGGGGATTGCGGGTCTGTCGGTCGGGCTCGGCGATGAGCAGCCCGACCCTCCGGAAGGCGAGCAGGCCCTCCGTGTGCCGGGCGAGCCGGCTGACGTGGATGTCGAACGCGGCCGGCCCGAAGGCCGGGGCGAAGGGGACCAGCGAGATGTAGGGTGCGCCATCGACGAGCGTCCCCAGCGAGGCGACGCGTTGGGAATGGACCAGGTGGGCGAGGGCGTCGTGGGAATGCTTGTCCATGGTGGCCTCGGGCGCGTCGGAGGGGCCGGCGAGCGGACGGCTGAGGGCCCGCCCGCCGGGGCTTGCCTCACGGGAGATCGATCTTCACCGGCGTCTTCCGGCCGGTCTTGACGTCCAGGACGTTGAGCACGAACGAGTTGCCGGCCGTCCTGAGGGCCTCCTCGAAGAGGTCCGGGGCGAAGACGACCTTGTCATTGATCCCGACGATCGAATCGCCGGGCTCGATGCCCGCCTTCGCCGCGGGGCTCCCGGGGGTGACCTGGGCGACCTTCACGACCGGGAGCAGGTCCGCCGTGCCGGCCTCGACGACGATCCCGAGCGATCGCACGCTGGCCCCGCCCCCGGGGGCGGGCCGGGACGCGGGCCCCGGGATCGGATTGACCGGCCCGCCGGGGACGGGGGGGGTGCGGGGGCCGCTCGCGACGTCGCCGTCCATGTGCACCTGCACCGGGACCTCGCGGCGAGTCCGGGTGTCCAGGACCTTGAGGTTCAGGACGGGACCGCTCTTCTGGACGGCCGCCTCCAGGTCCCCGACGTCCGACGTCTTGCGATCGTCGGCGGCGGTGATGACGTCGCCGGGCTCGATGCCCGCCTTCGCCGCGGGGCTCCCGTCCTCGACGGCCGTCACGCGCAGCGCGGTGGCGAAGATGCCCGCGCGGACCTTCTCCGCCTTCACGCCGAGCGAGCGCCTGGCCGCCGGCGCCGGCTCGGGGGCGGGCTCGGGCTTGCGCGAGCGGTCCTGGGCCAGGATCTCGCCCACGTCCACCTTCACGGGCACGGTCTGCCCATTCCGCACGTTGAGCGCGGTGAAGGTCGCGGTCGGGCCGCCCTTCGCGAGGGAGCTCCCCAGGTGGTCCAGGT from Aquisphaera giovannonii includes these protein-coding regions:
- a CDS encoding MraY family glycosyltransferase translates to MAHDTAILAAAGLTLAAAAFLLSAIFGLLARRYALRLGFLDRPGGHKGHKAPVPLGGGVAIWLSILLVIGAGGLCAFLARDFLPDALARHASGALGTTGELLRILGLATVIMAMGLIDDRVNLKWQIRLGIQVLCATLLAASGVRVTLFWPFTHPLLGGAVTVLWIVGLTNSFNMLDNMDGLAASVGLIAALLFGGAQAAVGSLFPPAVLLTVVGALAGFLVHNHAPARLYMGDAGSNFLGFLLGAMTVVGTYHVSAVDSPYGVLAPLLVMAVPLYDTTSVILIRLREGRSPFEGDQRHLSHRLVARGLTRPQAVWTIDLITLAGGLGALLLHRLDARGAVVVVAQTVSLLGVVAILELAQGRAEER
- a CDS encoding PDZ domain-containing protein, yielding MRVATGPVARMAMGAALAASLAASATAPAQQPQAKEGASIVVDGVVREVFRSPRQSRVDYIVLLEVNRAEYGRAPADRRRVLAPAPGDQVYVHLFQAIGNAGGGYNAIPEERSTIRAYLYPRSESGWVGAFPDWFDQVGGPPSGRGQNDPEPPAANPAPAPAPSSPSSPAPSAPTPDAEEPSGGILQRLGIRAEQVKVSGRLVLKILDVVPNSPAANAGFEKGDAIVGVNGDFITDLDHLGSSLAKGGPTATFTALNVRNGQTVPVKVDVGEILAQDRSRKPEPAPEPAPAARRSLGVKAEKVRAGIFATALRVTAVEDGSPAAKAGIEPGDVITAADDRKTSDVGDLEAAVQKSGPVLNLKVLDTRTRREVPVQVHMDGDVASGPRTPPVPGGPVNPIPGPASRPAPGGGASVRSLGIVVEAGTADLLPVVKVAQVTPGSPAAKAGIEPGDSIVGINDKVVFAPDLFEEALRTAGNSFVLNVLDVKTGRKTPVKIDLP
- a CDS encoding proline--tRNA ligase, whose product is MRWSNALIPTLKESPADAVAPSHILLVRAGMIRQLGAGTYTYLPLGLRVIHKAAQIVREEMDAAGALELLMPALQPVELWRESGRFETFGDLLMKLTISGGASMCLGPTHEEVITDLVRDLLNSYKQLPITLYQIQTKFRDEPRPRFGIVRTREFLMKDAYSFDADVAQLNASYDAMYEAYCRVFDRCGLPYVIVEAESGPIGGDASHEFMVPCSTGEDRVIQCPKCGYAANQERAEIGEGSGDAATRDASGPAYERVETPNKRTIREVCEFLKVEEAGSAKLLVFLGDGKPVAALIRGDHEANEAKVRRAFGVSTLVPADPATIQKATGAPMGFLGPVDIKIPLIIDRAVAAMPTVVVGGNELDVHLKGVVPGRDFPLEKVHDLRNAEAGDPCPRCGTAMENRAGLEIGHVFKLGTKYSKAMGATYLDEKGTEIPLIMGCYGIGINRIMAAAVEAGHDANGIIWPLAIAPYTVVIAPLQVTSAPVMEATSALEKALEAAGVDVLVDDRDLRPGVKFKDVDLIGIPLRVVIGDRGVKEGTIEVKWRCEGESKNIPLANAAEAVLAELAAVRSRQAAACKEKVAARAGAKPA
- a CDS encoding HugZ family pyridoxamine 5'-phosphate oxidase, producing MDKHSHDALAHLVHSQRVASLGTLVDGAPYISLVPFAPAFGPAAFDIHVSRLARHTEGLLAFRRVGLLIAEPDRQTRNPQAIPRLSVQAEAVPLSPGDPEYKAARAGYLERFPAAAMNFDLGDFLLVRLLPHAARFVGGFGRIFDLKAEDLETLAATPPE